The following are encoded in a window of Paenibacillaceae bacterium GAS479 genomic DNA:
- a CDS encoding DNA processing protein encodes MFDLYERELNNGERERARAFLISMHETPGIGWQSLSRVMNAGCWSCDLLSTDQLERIGIRQGPAAEAARRWSEGFTPDWEAAFAALGGKRITFLDPDYPELLRQIPQPPWVLYAVGRLELLEEPCLSIVGTRNPTAYGRQGALSFSADLARAGYTIVSGMAKGIDGLSHTAALDAGGGTIAILGTPVDTAYPPENRALYRRIAREGLLLSEFPLGTPVKPGMFPQRNRIIAGLSLGTVIIEAASGSGSLITADQALEMNREIYAMPGPINSPKSEGCNMLIRDGRARLVTRGEQVDSDFQHLSMMRRTPLQSSQHESPLTAEELQIYTLIQDEPRSADKLYEASGIAFGLLQTVLINLCLKRKIELHNGSIYMAL; translated from the coding sequence ATGTTTGACTTATATGAACGAGAATTGAATAACGGAGAACGTGAGCGAGCACGCGCGTTTCTCATTAGCATGCATGAAACGCCTGGAATCGGATGGCAGTCTTTAAGCCGTGTTATGAATGCTGGCTGCTGGAGCTGTGATCTGCTGAGTACGGACCAGTTGGAACGAATCGGCATTCGGCAGGGACCGGCTGCAGAAGCGGCGCGCCGTTGGTCGGAGGGGTTCACACCGGACTGGGAAGCTGCGTTTGCTGCTCTTGGTGGGAAAAGAATAACTTTCCTCGACCCTGATTACCCGGAGCTTTTGAGACAGATTCCACAGCCTCCTTGGGTACTTTATGCGGTAGGACGATTGGAACTTTTAGAAGAGCCATGTTTGTCTATTGTCGGAACCCGTAACCCTACGGCGTACGGCAGGCAAGGGGCGTTAAGCTTCTCGGCAGATTTGGCCAGAGCTGGATATACGATTGTGAGCGGTATGGCCAAAGGGATAGACGGTTTGTCCCATACCGCTGCACTTGATGCTGGTGGGGGTACAATCGCCATCTTGGGAACTCCTGTTGATACGGCATATCCGCCGGAGAATCGTGCTCTATATCGCAGGATAGCTCGCGAAGGGCTGCTCCTCTCGGAATTTCCGCTTGGAACTCCGGTCAAGCCGGGGATGTTTCCTCAGAGGAATCGGATTATTGCGGGATTATCCCTTGGAACAGTTATTATTGAAGCTGCTTCCGGCAGCGGTTCGCTCATTACAGCAGATCAGGCGCTGGAGATGAACCGTGAAATCTACGCGATGCCCGGCCCGATTAACTCACCCAAGAGTGAAGGCTGTAATATGCTGATTCGTGACGGAAGAGCCCGTCTAGTTACTCGAGGAGAGCAGGTCGACAGTGATTTTCAGCATCTCTCGATGATGAGACGAACGCCTCTGCAGTCATCTCAGCATGAGAGTCCGCTTACGGCGGAAGAGCTCCAAATCTATACCCTGATACAAGATGAGCCACGTTCAGCGGATAAGCTGTACGAGGCTTCGGGCATCGCTTTTGGACTTTTACAGACAGTTCTGATAAATTTATGTTTAAAACGTAAGATTGAACTGCACAACGGTTCCATATATATGGCATTGTAG
- a CDS encoding DNA topoisomerase I, with protein sequence MADSLVIVESPAKAKTIGKYLGSKFIVKASMGHIRDLPKSQIGVEVENDFNPKYITIRGKGSVLKELKEASKKVKRVYLAADPDREGEAIAWHLAHYLDLDETDSCRVVFNEITKQAVKDAFKTPRKIDMDLVNAQQARRILDRLVGYKISPLLWKKVKKGLSAGRVQSVAVKLISDRENEIDAFVPEEYWSITAGLQKGKSSFEAKFHSYGGDKSELRSQAEVQVILDNIKGQSFTIAEVKEKERLRNPAPPFITSSLQQEAARKLGFRASKTMSVAQQLYEGVDLGKEGTAGLITYMRTDSTRISPVAQEEAKEFIAGKYGPEFYPEQPRVYLKKNANAQDAHEAIRPTSIAWEPDSVKGFLSRDQFRLYKLVWERFVASQMSSAVLDTMTVDMTAGEATFRASGSKVKFPGFMKVYVEGNDDGTTEEDKFLPALEPGESIKAESIDPKQHFTQPPPRYTEARLVKTLEELGIGRPSTYAPTLETIQKRGYIAMEEKKFIPTELGGLVIQLMEEFFPEILDAEFTAHMEGDLDHVEEGKEDWVKVLAQFYSSFEKRLEVAEEEMKEVELQDEISDEVCEKCGSHMVYKMGRFGKFLACSGFPDCRNTKPIVKNIGVPCPKCAEGQIIERRSKKGRIFYGCDQYPGCDYVSWDRPAGKPCPDCGTMLVIKRNKNGARYQCTSCDFKEELPEDQDFG encoded by the coding sequence ATGGCCGATTCACTTGTCATTGTCGAATCACCGGCAAAAGCGAAGACGATTGGCAAATATTTGGGAAGCAAATTTATCGTTAAAGCCTCCATGGGCCACATCCGCGATTTGCCGAAAAGCCAAATCGGCGTCGAAGTCGAGAACGATTTCAATCCCAAATATATTACGATCAGGGGCAAAGGCTCCGTACTGAAAGAACTTAAGGAAGCTAGCAAAAAGGTTAAAAGAGTTTATCTGGCGGCTGACCCGGATCGCGAAGGGGAGGCAATTGCCTGGCATTTGGCGCATTACTTGGACTTGGACGAAACCGACAGCTGTCGCGTCGTATTCAATGAGATTACGAAGCAGGCCGTCAAGGATGCCTTCAAGACTCCACGCAAAATTGATATGGATCTGGTTAACGCTCAACAGGCCCGCCGGATTCTTGATCGTCTGGTTGGCTATAAGATCAGTCCACTATTATGGAAGAAGGTCAAGAAAGGTCTCTCCGCTGGACGCGTCCAGTCGGTTGCGGTGAAGCTGATCAGCGATCGCGAAAACGAGATTGATGCTTTTGTACCTGAGGAATACTGGTCCATAACGGCGGGTCTTCAGAAGGGTAAGTCATCCTTCGAGGCTAAGTTCCATTCCTATGGGGGAGACAAGTCAGAACTTCGTAGTCAGGCGGAAGTCCAGGTCATTCTTGACAACATCAAAGGGCAGAGCTTCACTATTGCTGAGGTAAAGGAAAAGGAACGCCTGCGCAATCCGGCTCCACCTTTCATCACTAGTTCGTTGCAGCAAGAGGCGGCGCGCAAGCTGGGCTTTAGAGCCTCCAAAACAATGTCAGTCGCTCAACAGCTTTATGAGGGCGTCGATTTGGGCAAGGAAGGCACTGCCGGCTTGATCACGTATATGAGGACGGATTCCACGCGTATTTCCCCTGTCGCACAGGAGGAAGCGAAGGAATTCATCGCGGGCAAATACGGTCCAGAGTTTTATCCAGAGCAACCGCGGGTGTATTTAAAAAAGAATGCCAACGCACAAGATGCGCATGAAGCCATTCGCCCGACTTCAATCGCTTGGGAGCCGGATTCGGTCAAGGGATTCTTGAGCCGCGATCAGTTCCGTCTGTACAAGCTCGTTTGGGAGCGCTTTGTGGCCAGCCAGATGAGTTCGGCTGTTCTTGATACGATGACGGTAGATATGACGGCTGGAGAGGCTACCTTCCGTGCTTCCGGTTCCAAAGTCAAGTTCCCTGGTTTTATGAAGGTATACGTCGAGGGTAATGATGACGGCACGACAGAGGAAGACAAATTCCTGCCTGCATTAGAGCCTGGTGAGAGTATCAAGGCGGAGTCCATAGATCCGAAACAGCATTTTACACAGCCGCCTCCACGATATACTGAGGCCAGACTCGTAAAAACGCTGGAGGAGCTCGGAATAGGGCGACCAAGCACATACGCTCCGACATTGGAGACAATCCAGAAGCGCGGTTATATTGCTATGGAAGAGAAGAAGTTTATTCCCACGGAGCTTGGGGGGCTGGTTATCCAGCTGATGGAAGAGTTTTTCCCTGAGATTCTCGATGCGGAATTTACGGCTCATATGGAAGGCGATCTCGACCATGTTGAGGAGGGCAAGGAGGATTGGGTGAAAGTACTTGCCCAGTTCTACTCTTCCTTCGAAAAGCGGCTGGAAGTAGCCGAGGAAGAGATGAAGGAAGTTGAGCTGCAGGACGAGATTTCCGATGAAGTCTGCGAAAAATGCGGCAGCCATATGGTCTACAAAATGGGCCGTTTCGGAAAATTCCTGGCTTGCTCGGGCTTCCCGGATTGTCGCAACACCAAGCCGATCGTCAAAAATATCGGTGTTCCTTGCCCGAAATGTGCAGAAGGCCAAATAATCGAGCGGCGCAGCAAAAAAGGCCGTATCTTTTACGGCTGCGATCAGTACCCGGGCTGTGATTATGTATCCTGGGATCGCCCGGCAGGCAAGCCATGTCCGGACTGCGGTACGATGTTGGTCATCAAGCGCAACAAAAATGGAGCTCGGTACCAATGCACCTCCTGTGATTTCAAAGAGGAGTTGCCAGAGGACCAGGATTTCGGATAA